The genomic window TCGAATTTCAGTAGTTTGTGGCCCGTGCGCTTGGCCCATCTGGGAATATCCTGGGTTGAGGCAGGGTCGTCGGTCAGCACTTCCAGCACCTCACCTATATTGATAGTGTTTATAGCCTCAGTAGTGTTGAAGACTGGTATCGGGCAAAACAGCCCGATACAGTCCAGTGTCTCATCAGGTTTAACTTCAGTCTCCTCAGTCATTTTTTGTTTCCTCTCATGCTGAATAACAGTAACAATAACCCGAGCAGAACAGGGAACGTTATCTGGAATCCGGGTATACTTTTATCTTCATCTCTAATGGTCTTGGAATCCTGTGTCATCTCAACCACCGGTACCTCGAACTCCTCGCCCAGCAAATGGTCTATAAGTTCCTGGGGAGCAGAGCGATATTTCAGTACAGCGTTAATAGAAATTGGCAGACTGACATCCTCAGGTATCACAAACCCATGTGACTCGGTATCTTCACCTTTAGGAGGTATTCTATGGTCTGATAGTATGCTTTCAGCTTCCCATACTTTTTCTGTTGGGTTGCCCTTGGCATCGGCAAGTACAGTATGGTACACTACTCCCCCAGGGTCGATATTACCGTGTTCGTCCAGGGCACCTGAGCGGTAAATTTCAATCCCTGCCCCGTCTGTCACAGTTATATCCAGCCACATCTGCCTGGACTCGGTCAGGCCGGTTGGCAGGTAATGCCCGGCTCCGATGTTCTTTATACTAACCTTGAACTCATAAGACTCACCAGGAACCACTGATCCATCTGGTATTACCTTAACCTGTGCCGCCCTTTGCAATCTGTCCACTGCCATGTCTGCATGGGTCTTGGAACCAAGGTATTCGGTCATGAATATGTTACCTCCCACACCAAAATGTGTCCAGATATGCTCGCGGTCCCTGCCTATCCCTGACGCCTTGCCAGGGTTTGCCTGATACCCGGTGATGCCTGGTGTCATGTGGCAGTCCTGGCACTGGATACCCTGGGCTGCGTAGGGACCGTTCTTCCATTCGGTATAGGTGGCT from ANME-2 cluster archaeon includes these protein-coding regions:
- a CDS encoding cytochrome c family protein, yielding MKSGRNTILFLSLILAMPIMVCAQTAPGELSSDQFEDPLSRCQVCHAEIYKQWEGSMHSQAELDPYYLALSGMASEETDGLTDTYCARCHTPIGVVSGEVPPVDGSNLSEIAKKGVQCDFCHTVTESDGTANAKFTLTPDGTKQGPFDDSRSPAHNTEYSELHTKAEFCGMCHDVNHPTNGLPLEATYTEWKNGPYAAQGIQCQDCHMTPGITGYQANPGKASGIGRDREHIWTHFGVGGNIFMTEYLGSKTHADMAVDRLQRAAQVKVIPDGSVVPGESYEFKVSIKNIGAGHYLPTGLTESRQMWLDITVTDGAGIEIYRSGALDEHGNIDPGGVVYHTVLADAKGNPTEKVWEAESILSDHRIPPKGEDTESHGFVIPEDVSLPISINAVLKYRSAPQELIDHLLGEEFEVPVVEMTQDSKTIRDEDKSIPGFQITFPVLLGLLLLLFSMRGNKK
- a CDS encoding sulfurtransferase TusA family protein, with translation MTEETEVKPDETLDCIGLFCPIPVFNTTEAINTINIGEVLEVLTDDPASTQDIPRWAKRTGHKLLKFEDQGDNFRFLIKRTK